The genome window GCGATCCGCGATGACCTCCGCCGCGTTATTACCGGCGCGGGCCGCGGCGGCCCGGCGCATCTTCTGGTGCTCGTGGGGGTTGGACAAAATGCTCAGTACCTCGCTGGCCAGGCAATCCCCGCTGAGATCTCCGTCCGAGATGGTGCGCGCGGCCCCGGCCTTGATCACGTCCTTGGCATTAAGCCCTTGCTCCCCGTTGCCGTGCGGCAGCGGCACGTAGATCGCCGGGAGATGCGCGGCCGTCACCTCCGCCACCGTCATGGCCCCGGAGCGGCACACAATCAGATCCGCCACGGCATAGGCCGCCGCCATATCCGTGATAAAGGGCAGGGGCACGTAGTGTTCGCGCGGCTGCGGGGCCTCGTTCTTCTTGCCGTAGGCGTGCAGCACCTGGATTCCCGCCCCGGTGATCTCGTCCAGGGCCTTGGCCAGGGCCTTGTTCAGGCTCATCGCCCCCTGGGAACCGCCGGTGACCAGCACCGTGGAACGATCCACGTCCAGCCCCCACTCGGCGCGGCCGCGCTCGGCGGCCACCCCCTCGCGGTCATGGGAGAGCGAGGAGCGAATGGGAATCCCCACCACGTCACCCTTCATTCCGGAACCGGAAACGGCATTAAAGCCCGTGCCGCCCAGGCGCACGCCCAGTTTATTGGCCAGCCCGGCCTTGGCATTGGCCTCATGCACATAAAAGGGCAGACCTAGGCTGGCCGCCGCCAGATACGCCGGGGCGGCCACGTATCCGCCAAAGCCCACCAGGGCGTCGGCGGAGACCTCGCGCAGGATCTTCTTGGTCTCCTGAACCGCGCCGCGCACCCGCAGCGGGAGGCGCATCAGATCGGCGTTGAGTTTGCGCGGCACGGGCACCGGCGGAATCATCTTGAGGTCAAAGCCCCGCGCGGGCACCAGATCCTTTTCCAGGCCGCGCTCGGTTCCCAGAGCCGTGACCCTCATGCCGTGCCGATCCCGCAGAGCCTCGGCCACCGCCAAGGCCGGTTCGATGTGCCCCGCCGTGCCGCCGCCAGCGACCACGATGGACGGGCTCTGAGATTGTTGCGCCATGTCTTACTTGCTTCTCCTTGTTCGTGGCTGCCGGGACGCCCTGGGCTGACCCCCGGAAGCAGATCCTCGGGGCCGAGGATTGCGCGTAGGAACACTATCGTAATCCCGGCGAGGACGCGGCGAATCCACAGGGGCACCCGTGCCAGCCACCGGGCGCGCAGGCCGCTTCGGTGGTTGGCCCGCAGGCCGCTCCGCCTGGGCCGACCGCCTGGGCCGCCCCGTCACCGGCTGCCCAAATCTGGCCTGCCGCTCCTCCTCGGTGCTGCCGCGCCGCACGCCCTGGGGGCGTCGGGAGTTCTCCGGGTGCTCGTCCGCGTCCGGCTCCGCGATCAGCAACAGCCGATCGAACATCGGGCGGCCGTAGGACTTCACCGCGGACACCGCCTCCGGCTCGTGGCGCGCCACGTTGGCCAGCAAGCCCATGGAGGTCAGGGTGATGATCGCGGAGGTACCGCCGGCGGAAATCATGGGCAGCTGAATACCCGTCACCGGAAGCAAGCCCACAACGTACCCGATATTGATGAATGCCTGGGACACAATGCCCGCCGTAAGCGTGGCCGCCAGGAGAGACTGATAATTATCCCGCGCGCGCAGGGCAGTGCGGAAGCCAAAAAAGCCCAACACGCCAAAGAGCGCGATGACCACTACCCCGCCCCACAGGCCCAATTCCTCACCGATGATGGCAAAGATAAAGTCATTGCGGGCCTCGGGGAGGTAGAACCATTTGGCGCGGGACTGCCCCAGCCCCACCCCACCCACGGAGCCATCGGCCAGGGATAAAAAGCCCTGGTAGGACTGGAAGGCGGTGCCCCGGGTGTCATCGAAGTGCCCAAAGAGCGCGTCAAAGTACACGTGGAAGCGGTGCGAGCGGAAACCGCCCACCGCCAGCACCGCCGCCATGCCGATAAAACCAAAGGCCAGCGCCGCCACGATCCAGCGGTGCGATACCCCGGCAAAAAGCAGCACAAAGAGCACCACGATGGCAAAGGAAATGGCCATGCCCAGGTCGCCCTCCGCCATAATCAGCAGCATGAGTGCAATAGCAATACCCGTAAAAACCGTGTAGGGACTGCGCAGACCGGAACTCTCCACCCGTCGATTAGCCAAAAAGTGCGAACCGAAAATGGCAATCGCCACCTTGGCAAACTCCGAGGGCTGCAAGCGCAGCGGCCCCAGCACGATCCAGGACTGGGAGCCCACCTCCTCGCGGCCGGTACCAATGCCTGGAATCAACACCGCGATGAGCAGCACCACGGCCACCAGCAAGATCCCGGTGGCCCACTTGCGCACCGTCTGCGGCGGGATCTTCAGGCACACCCAGAACATCAGCAGGCCCGCCGCCACCATGCTGCCCTGGCGCAGCGCGGTGCTCCACACCGTGGCTCCCTCGATGATGGACCAGGTCATGGAGGAGGACATCACCATCACCAGGCCAATGCCGGTGAGCAGGAAAACGGTGATGCGCAGCATCAGGTAATCCAGGCCGGGCTGCCCGTCCATCGCGCGATTGAGCCGACGAATCGCCTGGGTAATCCTTGAGGGTGGCTCGGTGGGGGCCGTCGGTGCGGTGGTGGTGCTCATCTGGGTTCTCCCTGTCCTACCTCGACGGTGGTTCCGGTTCTGCTGTGACCTGCTTATCGACGCCGCCGCTATCGACGCCCTGTGTGCCCTGCTCGGCCGCCGCCCGCAGCGCCGCCGCAGCGAACATATCGCCGCGCTGCCCCATGCCGGTGTACATATCCAGGGAGGCCGCCGCCGGGGCCAGCAGCACCGTGTCCCCCGGCCTCGCCACCCGCTGCGCGATCTTGCCCACCGCCATCATGGCCGCGCGCGGGTCCGTTTCCGCCACGCTGTGTACCTCCACCTGGGGAGCATGGGCGCGCAAGGCCTCCTCGATGAGGCCGCGATCCTGCCCCAGCACGATCGCCGCGCGCATGCGGGAACCATAGCCGCGCACCAGGTCGGTGACGTCCGCGCCCTTGAGTTGGCCGCCGGCCACCCACACCACGGATTCCTCGGCGGCCAGGGCCGCCTCGGCAGCGTGGGGGTTGGTGGCCTTGGAGTTGTCCACCCAGCGCACGCCGCCGTGCTCGCTCACCACGTGCCCGCGGTGCCCGGCCACGTGGAAATCGCGCAACGCCTCCGCGATGGCCTCCGGGCTCACGCCCTGGCTGCGCGCCACGGCCGCCGCCGCCAGGGCGTCGAGCACCCCGGCGGGGCCAGCGGGCTCGATCCCCTCGACCGGGGCCAGCGCAATCGGTGCCGCCTGTGCATCGGGGTTTTCTTCCCCACCGCGCAGGGTCATCGCATCCACCAGGTGCCCGCCCAATACACCCACGCCACCGGGAGCGGGTTTACTCAGGCCGAAGGGAATGATCTTTTCTTCCAGTCCCTCGGCCCGCACGAGGTCGCGCACCTCGGGGCTATCCATGCCCGCCACCGCCACGGGGCCACGCAGGGCCTTGGCCTTGGCGGCGGCGTAGGCCGCGTAGGAGCCGTGCCAGTCCAGGTGATCCTCCGCGAGGTTAAGCAATACCCCGGCGTCGGGAGTAAAGCGCTGCGACCAGTAAAGCTGGAAGCTGGAGAGTTCCGCCACCAGCACGTCCACGCGGGCCTCGCCCGCCTCGGACAACACATCGCCCACCGCCGTGCCGATATTGCCCACGGCCTGCGCGCGGAATCCTCCGCGCTGCATCATGGCCGCCAGCATGGCGGTGGTGGTGGTCTTGCCGTTCGTGCCCGTGACCGCCAGCCAGGTGCGGCGCGGTCCAAACACCCCAGCCTGGTCGAGCCGCCAGGCCAACTCCACGTCACCCAGCACCGGGATCTCGCGCAGCCGGGCCTGCTCAAACAGTTCCGTCTCCGGCCGCCACCCCGGCGAGGTCACCACCAGGGAGTAATGCTCCAGCCGCGCCAGGGCCGTCTGCGTGTCCAGGGCGCCCTGCGCCCTATCGTCCACCAGGGAGTATTCCACGCCAATCGCTTCGCACATGCGCGCGGTGGCCGTGCCGGATACCCCGGCGCCCGCGATCAGGACGGGGCCACGCAGGTCGGCGGGGATGTTCTCTCGAAGCACAGAGTTATTCGTATTATTCATGTCTTAGGCCCCCATGCCCTCGGCCAGGGCCACCACGGTGTATTCATCGGTGGCACCCACCCACTCGCCGTAGAACAGGGCCATGCCCACGGCCACTGCCAGCGCCGCGATGATCCAGAAGCGGATCACCACCGTGGTTTCCGCCCAGCCGCCGTTTTCAAAGTGGTGGTGAATGGGGGCCATGCGGAAGAAGCGCTTGCCGGTGGCCTTGAACACCGCCACCTGGATCACCACGGAGGAAACCTCCATCACAAAGAGGATGCCAAAGAGGATCATCAGCAGCTCCGTGTGCGAGACCACGGAGAGGCCCGCCACCAGGCCACCGAGCGCCAGGGAGCCGGTATCGCCCATGAAGATCTTGGCCGGGGCCGCGTTCCACCACAAAAAGCCCAGGCAGGCGCCCAGGGCCGCCGCGGCGATCACCGCGAGGTCCAGCGGATCGCGCACCGAGTAGCAGCCGGGGCCCACCTGCTCTGAGCAGGAATTGCGGTACTGCCAGAAGGTGAGAACCATGTACCCGCCCATCACCAGGGAGGTCACGCCCGCCGCCAGGCCGTCCAGCCCGTCGGTGAGATTCACGGCGTTTGACCACGCGCTGATCAGAATCACCATGAACGCGATGAAAAAGATCAGGCCGATTCCCCCGCCCAGGGCCAGATCCACGGTGGGAATATCGCGGATAAAGGAGAGATTGGTGGAGCCGGGGGTGATGCCCTTATCGTTGGGGAATTGCAGCACCAACACCGCAAAGGCGATGCCCAGCACCAATTGGCCCACCAGTTTCCCGGTCTTATTCAGGCCCAGGTTGCGGGATTTAAAAAGCTTGATGGAATCATCGGCAAAGCCCAGGGCGCCCAGCCCCAGGGTGAGCCCGAGGACGAGGAGACCGGAGGCCGTAAAGCCCCGCGATCCCGTCTCCGTAATGAGGGCATACAGGCCGGTGACGACGTAGCCCATCACGATGCCCGCGATGATGGCAATGCCACCCATCGTGGGAGTGCCGCGCTTGCGCAGGTGGGATTTGGGGCCATCCTCCCGAATCTCCTGGCCCAGCCCCTCGCTGCTGAATCTCTTGATCAGAATGGGGGTGGTCACGATGGAGACGAGGAAACTAACGATTCCTGCGATGATGATGTGGGTCACGGGGATTCCTTCGCCTGCTTTTACCTAGAAACGTCTCGGGTGTCATCTTGCGCGCTCGCCAGGCGCTCGGCCACTCGCCAGAGCCCCTGGGAATTGGAGGCCTTCACCAGCACGGCGTCGCCGGGGCTCAGGAGGCCTTGAAGCTGCGCCACGGCGGCGTCGATAGTGTCCACCACGCTCGTGCGCACGCCGCCGGCCGCGGCCTCCTCGGCCGTCGCCCGGCAGGCCTCGCTCGCACCCACCATCACCAGGTCCGCGATGTGGTAGCGCGCTACCTCCCGGCCGAGTTCCCGGTGAGCGGCCACCGCCTCGGCGCCGAGTTCGCTCATCTCGCCCAGCACCGCCACGGAGCGCGCCTCCGTGCGTGCCGATGCCGTGTAGGCCAGCGCCGCGATGCCCGCGCGCATGGAGTCAGGATTGGCATTATAGGCATCGTTGATCACCGTCACGCCATCGGCTCGGGTATGCACGTCCATGCGGTGCGCGGACGCCGTGACGTGCTGCGATAGCGCCGCAGCCACCTGCTCCAGGGTCAGGCCGCTTTCCAGGCCCACCGCCGCGGCCGCCAGGGCGTTGGAGACCTGGTGCGCGCCAAAGACCTGGAGTTTCACCCGCACGCTCTCCCCCCGATGGTTCAGGGTAAAGGCGGCGCGGGCCACGTCGTCGAGGTCGATCTGCGTGGCACGCAGGTCCGCCTCCCGCCTGTCCTCGGCGGAAAAGGTGAGCACCCGCGCCTGGGTGCGCCGGGCCATGGGCAGCACGTAATCATCGTCGGCGTTGAGGATCGCCACGCCCTCGCGCGGCAGCGCCTCCACGAGTTCGCCCTTGGCCTGGGCGATGTTCTCCCGGGAGCCAAACTCCCCCAGGTGTGCGCTGCCCACGTTGAGTTCCACGCCCAGGTGCGGCGGGGCGATCTGAGCCAGGTGGGCGATGTGCCCCAGGCCGCGCGCGCTCATCTCCGCCACGAGGAACCTCGTGTCCGGCTCGCACCGCAGGGCGGTATAGGGGTGCCCGATCTCGTTATTAAAGGAACCGGGGGGCGCCACCGTGGGCCCCAGGTGCCGCAGCACCGAGGCGATCAGATCCTTCGTGGAGGTCTTGCCCGCCGAGCCCGTCACGCCGATCACCCGCAACCCGTGTTCCCGGCTGAGTTCCCGCACCACCGCGCGCGCCAGGTCAGAGAGCGCCGTCACCACGGCCGCCGCCGAGCCATCGGCATCGTGGCGGAAAAGTTCCGCGTTGCTGTCCGTCTTGCCCTGGGGCTTAACGACGATCGCGGGTACCCCCACCGGGCGCGCCGCCAGCACCGCGACCGCCCCGGCCTCCACGGCGGTGCGGGCATAATCGTGCCCGTCCACGCGGGCACCGGGCAGGGCCACGAATAAACCGCCGGGGGTGACCTTGCGGGAATCAAACTCCACAAATCCCGTCACCTGGGCCTGCGGATCGGGAACATCGTGCAATTCCCCGCCGACAATATCGGCTATCTGTGCGAGTGAAAGCGGTATCATGGGCTTTTAAAGATTTACCTTTCTGTTCCCGCAGTTTTTTCTACCGCGCGGCGCAATTCTTCCCGATCATCAAAGGGGTGGTTCACGCCCCGAACGAGCTGGCCGTTCTCATGGCCCTTACCCGCCACCACGATGGCGTCGCCAGGCCGAGCCCAGCCCGCCAGCGCGGCGATGGCTTGCCGACGATCCCCCACCTCCACGATCTCCGGGGCGGGCTCGCGCTCCTGGGCCGCCTCCCTGGCCCCATCGAGCACGGCGGCGCGGATCGGGGCGGGATCCTCATCGCGGGGGTTATCGTCCGTGATCACCACGAAGTCCGCGCGGCGGGCGGCCTCCGCGCCCATGATCGGGCGCTTGGAGTGATCGCGGTTTCCGCCCGCGCCCACCGCGATGCCGATGCGGCCCGCCACCTGCCCGCGTAGGGTATCCAGAACCTCCGCGATGGCGGCCGGCTTGTGTGCATAGTCCACCACCGCGATGTATTCCTGGCCCGCGTCCACACGCTCCATGCGGCCCGGCACCGCCACCGTGGCCAGGGCCCGGGCGAATACCTCCACGTCCACCCCGGCGGCGTGGGCTATGGCCACGGCCACCGCCGCGTTGGCCACGTTGAAGCGGCCCGGGAGCGGCAACCGCACGTCCAAAGAGGCGCCCTCCAGATCGAGGCGGAAGGTTTGTACGCCCTGGGAATCCACCTCGACGTCATGAGCCTGCACCAGAGCTTGGTGGCCCCGGGTGGACACCGTCAGGGGATACTCGCCCGCCACCTGAGCCATGCGCTGGCCCCAGTCATCGTCCACGCACACCACGACCTTCTCCGCGCGCAGGGAGGAATCCGGGCGGAAAAAGAGCGCCTTGGTATCAAAGTAATCCTGCATGGTGGGGTGGAAATCCAGGTGATCCTGGGAAAGGTTGCTAAAGGCCCCCACCGCAAACCGCGTGCCCTGCACGCGGCGCAGGGCCAGGGCGTGGCTGGACACCTCCATCACCACGTGCGTGACGCCCTCGGCCACCATGCGGGCAAAAAGCGCCTGAAGCATGGGGGCCTCCGGCGTGGTGAGGGAGGTGGGCACCGGCTGCCCGTTGATCCGGGTGCCAGTGGTACCGATCAACCCCACCGAATACCCCGCGGCCAATAACCCGGCCTCCACCAGGTAACTCGTGGTGGTTTTCCCCGAGGTACCCGTGATTCCCAGGACGGTGAGTTTCTCGCTGGGGTGCTCATATACCTCGGCCGCCGCATAGCCCAGCACGTCGCGGACGTCGGCCACCTCGATCACCGGGCGAGTCTCCCCCGCAGCCTTAAGGATCTCCACGCCGTGCTCATCGGTGAGGATCGCCCCGGCCTCGGTGTTTTCTGCAAAGGAGGCCCCGTGGACCCGCGTGCCCGGCAGGGCGGCAAAAAGTCCACCCGGCTCCACCGCCGCGGAATCCAGGCTCATGGAACTAAAGGCCTGGGCGGCATCCGCCTGCCCCAGCGCTATCCGGCCCTTGGTCACGCGCACCACCGCGTCCAGCGTTGCTGTCATCTTTCCTCTTCTCGCTTCTCGTCGTTTTCTGCCTTATTCCTTGAAATTAAAGATCTAGCCCGCCTGAAGGGTAAGCAACCCCTCCATCGGCGCCGAGGTGGGCACGTTATCCCGATCCAGCAGCCAGGAGGCCACGTCGCGGAAGATCGGGGCCGCCGATTGTCCGCCCTGCCCGCCGGGCTCCACGCCGCGATCGGGATCGTCCAGCATCACGGCGATCACATACCGGGGATCATCCGCCGGGGCCACACCGGCAAAGGTAATCCAGAAATCGCTCATGGAATACGCCCCGGTGTTGGGGTCCACCTGCTGCGCGGTGCCGGTCTTGCCAGAGGTCTGGTATCCCTCGATCGCGCCACCCGGGCCGGTACCGGACTGCACGCCGGTGGGATCGGACTGCGTTACCGCGCGGAACATATCCACCACGGTGCGGGCGGTCTCCGGGCGCACCACCCGGGTGCGCTTGGGCTCGGGTAGTTCCTCCTCGGTGCCATCGGGGTTGGTCACGGACTTGATAATGCGCGGCTCCACGCGCTCGCCGCCATTGGCCAGGGCCTGATACACGCTGGCCATCTGCAAGGTAGTCCAGGACATCCCCTGGCCGATGGGGAGGTTGGCAAAGGTACCGCCCGACCACTGCTCGGGAGAGGGCAGCAGGCCCGCAGACTCATTGGGTAGTTCCACGCCCGTGGTTTGCCCAATGCCAAACTTTTCCAGGTACTGCGCAAACTTTTCCTCGCCCAGGCGCTGGGCCAGCATGAGCGTGCCCACGTTGGAGGACTTACCAAAAATACCCGTGGTGGTGTACGGGGCGGTTCCGTGCGCCCAGGCGTCATTCACGGTAACGCCGGACATGCTGATCGCGCCCGGCACCTGCAATACCTCGTCCGGGGTGGTCAGCCCCTCCTCGATCACGCCGGCGGCGGTGATGATCTTGGCCACCGAACCCGGCTCGTAGGGAGCGCTAATGGAGGGATTATCAAAGTCCTTGCCGCGCTCCAATTGCTTTTCAATGTCCCCATTGGGATCAATGGTGCCGGTATTGGCCATCGCCACCACCTCGCCCGTGTGCGCGTCCAGCACCACGGCCTCGGCATCCTTGGCCCCGGAATTGGCGCGGGCCTGCTCTACCTTCTGCTGAAGATAATTCTGCACGTCCACGTCCACGGTGAGGCTCACGTTTTTGCCGTCGATAGCCGGAACCTGATCGCGCAGGGTGCCCGGAATCACCTGGCCGTCGGTGGATACGTCCTCCGTCATGCGGCCATTGATGCCGGATAGCAGGGCGTCGCCGGAGGCCTCAAAGCCAAATTGCCCCTGCCCGTCCATGGATACCTTGCCCAGGATATTCTCCCCTACCGCGCCGTTGGGGTATTGGCGAATGTCCTGGTGATCGGCGGCCACGCCGTGGAAGGTCTCCGCGATCTGGGCGGCTACGTCCGGGTCCACGTTGCGCACCAACACCTCGTAATGGCTATCGGCGCGCAGTTTCTCCTCGATCTCCTTGGAATCCACGTCCTCGGTGGAGGCCCCGGAATCCTTAATCATCTGCGGAATGCGCTCGGCCATATCCTTTAAGGTGGCCTCTACCTGCTCATCAAGGTAGGCATCACGATCCTGGGGCGCTGCCGCGCCCTCCGATACCTCCATGCGTAGTTCTAGGTCCTTCTGCTCGCGCAGTTCCTTGCGCAAAAGATCGGGAGAGACGGTCAGCGAGCGCGCCTGCATGGTGTAGGACATTTCCCGGCCATCGCGATCCGTAATATCGCCACGGCGCGCCGGTTCCACGTAAATACGCGCGCGCTGTTCCTCGGCCTTAGCGGAGAGTTCCGGCCCCCAGATCACCTGCACCCAGGCCAATCGGGTGGCCAGCACCAATACCGCCACCACGAGGAAGGCCAGGACCAGGCTGAGCCGACGCCGCATGACCTGCTGCTGGGTACGCTGCTGAGGCCGGGGGCGCGCGGCCGGTGCCGGGCGATACGACGCCCCGGTGGAGTACCGGGGCGTCGCCGGGGTGCGACGATCACGAGGGGGATTCACTGCCCAATGCCACCTTCCCTAGTGCTCGTATCGTTAATTCAGATAGGGCGGCTGCGCCTGCCCGCCAGCCGGGGGTTGCGGCGCCGGTGCCGTCTGGCCCGCCTGCGGGGCTTGCTGCCCCTGCGGCAGGGCCTCCAGGTTCTCACCCATTCCCTCGGTCTTGTCCGGGTTACTCGATGCTGCGTTGGCGCGCGTCGGTGCCCCATTGACGTCCACGATCGGGCGCGAGTCTCCCTCTGCCGGACGGCGCTCGGTCACCTCACCGTTTTCTTCCACGGCCAGGATACCGGGCTGCTGCGGAACCACCATGCGGTTGTCATTGGCGTGGCGGACAAACTCTGAGGAACTCCGCGCGGTCTCCACGTCGCGATTGAGCGTCTCAATCTGGTTATCCAGCTGCTTTTCCTGCGCGGTGAGTTGCTGCAAGCGGAACGTCTGCTGGGTAGAAATGCCCGAGAGCGCCATAGCCAGTGCCACGCCCCCCACCAAAAGCACGATGGCCACCAGGCTAATCCGCGTCAGCCGGGAGGACTGCCGCGCCGTGGCCACCCTGCGCCCGCGCACGGAAACCACCTGACGAGAGCCCAACCGACCCACGGCGGGCTTGGGCACCACGCGGCGCACGGGGTTGCGCAGAGTGCGGCGCGGAGCGGCGGGAGCGGTGCGCGTGCCATTCGCGTTGCGACGTCCGTCGCGCTCCAGCAGAGCAGTGGCCGAACCTGTCGTGGCCTCCATGCTCATGTCTCGGCTACGACGAGCGCTCGTTTCGCTGTGGGAGTTCATCGGTATCCTCCGGGGATCGTGCTCTCGGCGTCTGTTCGGGTTCTCTCAATGGCGCGCACTCGCACCGGTGCGGCGCGCGGATTATCGTCAATTTCCTGTTTCGTGGCCTTTTCCGCGCCACGGGTTAGCAGCCGGAAACTCGGCTGCGTGCCCGGCAAATCCACGGGCAGACCCTGCGGCGTGGTGGAGGCGGTGATCTCGGAAAAATACCTCTTGACCAGGCGATCCTCATGGGATTGATAGCTCATGAACACCGCTCGGCCGCCCACACCCAGGCTGCCGGTGATGGCGGGTAACGCCGCCTCCAGGGAG of Corynebacterium sp. 21KM1197 contains these proteins:
- a CDS encoding penicillin-binding protein 2 yields the protein MRRRLSLVLAFLVVAVLVLATRLAWVQVIWGPELSAKAEEQRARIYVEPARRGDITDRDGREMSYTMQARSLTVSPDLLRKELREQKDLELRMEVSEGAAAPQDRDAYLDEQVEATLKDMAERIPQMIKDSGASTEDVDSKEIEEKLRADSHYEVLVRNVDPDVAAQIAETFHGVAADHQDIRQYPNGAVGENILGKVSMDGQGQFGFEASGDALLSGINGRMTEDVSTDGQVIPGTLRDQVPAIDGKNVSLTVDVDVQNYLQQKVEQARANSGAKDAEAVVLDAHTGEVVAMANTGTIDPNGDIEKQLERGKDFDNPSISAPYEPGSVAKIITAAGVIEEGLTTPDEVLQVPGAISMSGVTVNDAWAHGTAPYTTTGIFGKSSNVGTLMLAQRLGEEKFAQYLEKFGIGQTTGVELPNESAGLLPSPEQWSGGTFANLPIGQGMSWTTLQMASVYQALANGGERVEPRIIKSVTNPDGTEEELPEPKRTRVVRPETARTVVDMFRAVTQSDPTGVQSGTGPGGAIEGYQTSGKTGTAQQVDPNTGAYSMSDFWITFAGVAPADDPRYVIAVMLDDPDRGVEPGGQGGQSAAPIFRDVASWLLDRDNVPTSAPMEGLLTLQAG
- a CDS encoding UDP-N-acetylmuramoyl-tripeptide--D-alanyl-D-alanine ligase is translated as MIPLSLAQIADIVGGELHDVPDPQAQVTGFVEFDSRKVTPGGLFVALPGARVDGHDYARTAVEAGAVAVLAARPVGVPAIVVKPQGKTDSNAELFRHDADGSAAAVVTALSDLARAVVRELSREHGLRVIGVTGSAGKTSTKDLIASVLRHLGPTVAPPGSFNNEIGHPYTALRCEPDTRFLVAEMSARGLGHIAHLAQIAPPHLGVELNVGSAHLGEFGSRENIAQAKGELVEALPREGVAILNADDDYVLPMARRTQARVLTFSAEDRREADLRATQIDLDDVARAAFTLNHRGESVRVKLQVFGAHQVSNALAAAAVGLESGLTLEQVAAALSQHVTASAHRMDVHTRADGVTVINDAYNANPDSMRAGIAALAYTASARTEARSVAVLGEMSELGAEAVAAHRELGREVARYHIADLVMVGASEACRATAEEAAAGGVRTSVVDTIDAAVAQLQGLLSPGDAVLVKASNSQGLWRVAERLASAQDDTRDVSR
- the murG gene encoding undecaprenyldiphospho-muramoylpentapeptide beta-N-acetylglucosaminyltransferase: MAQQSQSPSIVVAGGGTAGHIEPALAVAEALRDRHGMRVTALGTERGLEKDLVPARGFDLKMIPPVPVPRKLNADLMRLPLRVRGAVQETKKILREVSADALVGFGGYVAAPAYLAAASLGLPFYVHEANAKAGLANKLGVRLGGTGFNAVSGSGMKGDVVGIPIRSSLSHDREGVAAERGRAEWGLDVDRSTVLVTGGSQGAMSLNKALAKALDEITGAGIQVLHAYGKKNEAPQPREHYVPLPFITDMAAAYAVADLIVCRSGAMTVAEVTAAHLPAIYVPLPHGNGEQGLNAKDVIKAGAARTISDGDLSGDCLASEVLSILSNPHEHQKMRRAAAARAGNNAAEVIADRVAAALA
- the mraY gene encoding phospho-N-acetylmuramoyl-pentapeptide-transferase; the encoded protein is MTHIIIAGIVSFLVSIVTTPILIKRFSSEGLGQEIREDGPKSHLRKRGTPTMGGIAIIAGIVMGYVVTGLYALITETGSRGFTASGLLVLGLTLGLGALGFADDSIKLFKSRNLGLNKTGKLVGQLVLGIAFAVLVLQFPNDKGITPGSTNLSFIRDIPTVDLALGGGIGLIFFIAFMVILISAWSNAVNLTDGLDGLAAGVTSLVMGGYMVLTFWQYRNSCSEQVGPGCYSVRDPLDLAVIAAAALGACLGFLWWNAAPAKIFMGDTGSLALGGLVAGLSVVSHTELLMILFGILFVMEVSSVVIQVAVFKATGKRFFRMAPIHHHFENGGWAETTVVIRFWIIAALAVAVGMALFYGEWVGATDEYTVVALAEGMGA
- a CDS encoding FtsW/RodA/SpoVE family cell cycle protein, with protein sequence MSTTTAPTAPTEPPSRITQAIRRLNRAMDGQPGLDYLMLRITVFLLTGIGLVMVMSSSMTWSIIEGATVWSTALRQGSMVAAGLLMFWVCLKIPPQTVRKWATGILLVAVVLLIAVLIPGIGTGREEVGSQSWIVLGPLRLQPSEFAKVAIAIFGSHFLANRRVESSGLRSPYTVFTGIAIALMLLIMAEGDLGMAISFAIVVLFVLLFAGVSHRWIVAALAFGFIGMAAVLAVGGFRSHRFHVYFDALFGHFDDTRGTAFQSYQGFLSLADGSVGGVGLGQSRAKWFYLPEARNDFIFAIIGEELGLWGGVVVIALFGVLGFFGFRTALRARDNYQSLLAATLTAGIVSQAFINIGYVVGLLPVTGIQLPMISAGGTSAIITLTSMGLLANVARHEPEAVSAVKSYGRPMFDRLLLIAEPDADEHPENSRRPQGVRRGSTEEERQARFGQPVTGRPRRSAQAERPAGQPPKRPARPVAGTGAPVDSPRPRRDYDSVPTRNPRPRGSASGGQPRASRQPRTRRSK
- a CDS encoding UDP-N-acetylmuramoyl-L-alanyl-D-glutamate--2,6-diaminopimelate ligase — translated: MTATLDAVVRVTKGRIALGQADAAQAFSSMSLDSAAVEPGGLFAALPGTRVHGASFAENTEAGAILTDEHGVEILKAAGETRPVIEVADVRDVLGYAAAEVYEHPSEKLTVLGITGTSGKTTTSYLVEAGLLAAGYSVGLIGTTGTRINGQPVPTSLTTPEAPMLQALFARMVAEGVTHVVMEVSSHALALRRVQGTRFAVGAFSNLSQDHLDFHPTMQDYFDTKALFFRPDSSLRAEKVVVCVDDDWGQRMAQVAGEYPLTVSTRGHQALVQAHDVEVDSQGVQTFRLDLEGASLDVRLPLPGRFNVANAAVAVAIAHAAGVDVEVFARALATVAVPGRMERVDAGQEYIAVVDYAHKPAAIAEVLDTLRGQVAGRIGIAVGAGGNRDHSKRPIMGAEAARRADFVVITDDNPRDEDPAPIRAAVLDGAREAAQEREPAPEIVEVGDRRQAIAALAGWARPGDAIVVAGKGHENGQLVRGVNHPFDDREELRRAVEKTAGTER
- the murD gene encoding UDP-N-acetylmuramoyl-L-alanine--D-glutamate ligase, producing the protein MNNTNNSVLRENIPADLRGPVLIAGAGVSGTATARMCEAIGVEYSLVDDRAQGALDTQTALARLEHYSLVVTSPGWRPETELFEQARLREIPVLGDVELAWRLDQAGVFGPRRTWLAVTGTNGKTTTTAMLAAMMQRGGFRAQAVGNIGTAVGDVLSEAGEARVDVLVAELSSFQLYWSQRFTPDAGVLLNLAEDHLDWHGSYAAYAAAKAKALRGPVAVAGMDSPEVRDLVRAEGLEEKIIPFGLSKPAPGGVGVLGGHLVDAMTLRGGEENPDAQAAPIALAPVEGIEPAGPAGVLDALAAAAVARSQGVSPEAIAEALRDFHVAGHRGHVVSEHGGVRWVDNSKATNPHAAEAALAAEESVVWVAGGQLKGADVTDLVRGYGSRMRAAIVLGQDRGLIEEALRAHAPQVEVHSVAETDPRAAMMAVGKIAQRVARPGDTVLLAPAAASLDMYTGMGQRGDMFAAAALRAAAEQGTQGVDSGGVDKQVTAEPEPPSR